A DNA window from Setaria viridis chromosome 2, Setaria_viridis_v4.0, whole genome shotgun sequence contains the following coding sequences:
- the LOC117844587 gene encoding transcription factor WRKY45-1, whose amino-acid sequence MARSMESVDGNGGGLVVTELSHIKELVRQLEVHLGGSHDLCRHLTTQIFSITERSISIITSSSLDAGAGGRKRPASPLSATPTSDVTDGPFKNAKKRKVMEKRKHQVRVSSGSAGGGAAENDGHSWRKYGQKEILGAKNPRGYYRCTHRHSQGCLATKQVQRTDEDPTLFDVIYHGDHTCVQRPTTAAAGQPEHNPEANGLLQSLAAGLTVKTEGLPALAADPQGRGAAAPFYLSSSTPASGCLAAAERSPFSTSENWGVSPATSDSNNHVAASYLPFEDAEWRGHNELQEVVSALVAASALPPLPAVDGFDEFLDLDIASFLA is encoded by the exons ATGGCGAGATCGATGGAGAGCGTcgacggcaatggcggcggGCTGGTGGTGACGGAGCTCAGCCACATCAAGGAGCTCGTGCGGCAGCTGGAGGTGCACCTCGGCGGCTCGCACGACCTCTGCAGGCACCTCACCACGCAGATTTTCTCCATCACCGAGCGCTCCATCAGCATCATCACCTCCTCCAgcctcgacgccggcgccggcggccggaagCGGCCCGCCTCGCCCCTCTCGGCGACGCCCACCAGCGACGTCACCGACGGGCCTTTCAAGAAcgccaagaagaggaaggtcATGGAGAAGAGGAAGCACCAGGTGAGGGTGAGCTCCGGCTCCGCCGGCGGAGGAGCCGCCGAGAACGACGGCCACAGCTGGAGGAAATACGGCCAGAAGGAGATTCTTGGAGCCAAGAACCCAAG GGGCTACTACCGCTGCACGCACCGCCACTCCCAGGGATGCTTGGCGACGAAGCAGGTGCAGCGCACCGACGAGGACCCGACGCTCTTCGACGTCATCTACCACGGAGATCACACCTGCGTCCAgaggccgacgacggcggcggcaggccagCCGGAGCACAACCCGGAGGCGAACGGCCTCCTGCAGAGCCTGGCCGCCGGCCTCACGGTGAAGACCGAGGGGCTGCCGGCCTTGGCCGCGGACCCGCAGGGcaggggcgccgccgcgccgttctacctctcctcctcgacgccggcgagcgGGTGTCTGGCGGCGGCCGAGCGCAGCCCGTTCTCGACGTCGGAGAACTGGGGCGTGTCGCCGGCGACCTCGGACTCCAACAACCACGTCGCCGCCTCCTACCTGCCGTTCGAGGACGCCGAGTGGCGGGGGCACAACGAGCTCCAGGAGGTCGTGtccgcgctcgtcgccgccagcgcgctgccgccgctgcccgccgtgGACGGCTTCGACGAGTTCCTCGACTTGGACATAGCGAGCTTCTTGGCGTGA